Proteins from a single region of Oenanthe melanoleuca isolate GR-GAL-2019-014 chromosome 12, OMel1.0, whole genome shotgun sequence:
- the BRK1 gene encoding protein BRICK1 — protein MSVQEDPVQREIHQDWANREYIEVITSSIKKIADFLNSFDMSCRSRLATLNEKLTALERRIEYIEARVTKGETLT, from the exons atGTCGGTGCAAGAGGACCCGGTGCAGCGGGAGATCCACCAGGACTGGGCCAACCGCGAGTACATCGAGGTGATCACCAGCTCCATCAAGAAGATCGCGGACTTCCTCAACTCCTTCG ATATGTCGTGCCGGTCCCGACTGGCCACCCTGAACGAGAAGCTGACGGCGCTGGAGCGGAGGATCGAGTACATCGAGGCCCGG GTCACCAAGGGGGAGACGCTGACATAG